From the Chloroflexota bacterium genome, the window GCTGCTTACGGCGCGCTAGGCCCCTCATGGACGCCATCCTGCCCGGCTTCGGCATCGTCTGCCTGCTCGTCGCGATCGCGCTCTGGCTGTGGGCCCGGCGCGGGCGCGCCGCGTCCGGTTTGCCAACCGGCGAGGTCGTGTACGTGGACACGCGGGCGTGGGACCGCACGGAACGCCCGCTCTTCTCTCGCGCGCACCGGCTGACCGGCAAGCCGGACTACCTCGTGCGCGAGGGCCGCAGCATCATCCCCGTTGAGGTGAAGTCGCGCGCCGCCCCGGAGGCGCCGTACCGCTCACACATCCTGCAACTGGCGGTGTACGGCCTGCTGGTCGAGGAAGCGCTCGGCGCGCCTGCGCCGTACGGGCTGATACACTACCGCGATCGCACCTTCCGCGTGCCGCTGACCGCGCAGTTGCGCGCCGAACTGCTCGCCACCGTCGACGCGATGCGGCGCGATCTGCGCGCCCGCAACGTGCGCCGCAGCCACGAACGGCCGGAGCGCTGCGCGCGCTGCGGCTTCCGCGACGCGTGCGACGACGCGCTGGATTAGAGCGATTTCCCGAAAGAACGGATATGGCGGCTGGCGTAGGGACAGGTCTTTGACCTGTCCGGAGAGCGGGTTCAGAGACCCCCTACCCAACCAGACGCCGAGCATATCAGATCAATTCGGAAAACGCTGTAGACGGGGCCGGACGCTGCACGGGCGCGCCATCGACCGTTAACGCTGAATCAGCGGCAGGTAGAGGCGCTTCACCCCCACTTCGTCAAAGCCGATATCATAGCCCGCGTTCTGCGGCCGCGCCTGCCCGTCGAAATCCATGGTGACGCCCGTGTCGGTGCCGGCGTCGATGGCGGGACTCGTCGGTTGCAGGTGGTAGTTGCCTCCGGCGGGGTTAATGAACAACGGGTTGCTAAACACGTCATGCGTGCCGCCGGCCATGACCCCGGACTTGTCAGCCGAGTTGCCGTAAAACAGGTTGTAGTCCTCACTCACCGCGCCACCAAAACGCGCCAGGCCGAGTGCGTGATGGCTGATGATGTTGTCAGACAGCGTGACCGTTCCTGCGGTAATGCGCACGGCGTCGCCATTGATCAGGCTTGGCGCGCCGATCGTGTTGAACAGGATCTGCACCGTGCCCGTCGACGCGAGGTGTATGGCCGCGCCGTCATTGCCAAGCGACAGGTTGCCCGCCCACAGCGAGTTCACCAACCGGCCGTTTCCACCGGCTTGATAGAGTCCGCCGCCTGCTGTGCCGGCCAGGTTACCCAGCCATTGGCTCGCGCTGATCGATACCGTGGAGCTGACGAATACCGCACCGCCGTTGCGGCCGCTGTTGTTGTTCTGGAAGAGCACATTCTGCATGGTCGAGATGCCACCGGCCATCAGCGCGCCGCCGTCGTGAGCGGTCGCCGCGTTGCCGGTGAATGTCGAATCCGCCAATCTCACGCCGCCGGACGTCCAGATCGCGCCGCCCGATCCGGTGGCCGTGCTGTTACCGCTGAACGTCGAGCGGGTCGCCGTAACGTCGAGCGAGGCCGCCAGTGCGCCGCCGCCTGAGTCGTCCGATGCGCCGCCTGTGGTGTTGCCGGTGAATTGAACCTGGTCGAGTATCACCGTGTTGCCCGACGACATGCCGCCGCCGTTCAACTGCGACTTGTTGTTCTGGAACTGTGCGTTGAAGACCTGAGTCGGGCCGAACGTCTCCGCGCCGCCGCCATAGGTAGCCGCCGAATTGCCGGCGAACGTCGTGCCGGACAGCCAGGTCGTGTTGCCCACGATGCCGCCGCCCAGCGCCGTGGCGGTGTTGGTCAGGAAAGAGGTTCCGCTGATCGT encodes:
- a CDS encoding Dna2/Cas4 domain-containing protein; translated protein: MDAILPGFGIVCLLVAIALWLWARRGRAASGLPTGEVVYVDTRAWDRTERPLFSRAHRLTGKPDYLVREGRSIIPVEVKSRAAPEAPYRSHILQLAVYGLLVEEALGAPAPYGLIHYRDRTFRVPLTAQLRAELLATVDAMRRDLRARNVRRSHERPERCARCGFRDACDDALD